In the genome of Candidatus Omnitrophota bacterium, one region contains:
- a CDS encoding glycine--tRNA ligase, producing the protein MDNSVMDKIASLCKRRGFIFQSSEVYGGLSNTWDYGPFGVELKNNLKQNWWKTNVHQRYDIYGMDAAILMNPKVWQASGHVDNFFDLKSECKSCKKRFKTEDLKDKNKCPECGSQLTDARAFNLMFKTHQGPVEDDSNLIYLRPETAQGIFVNFINVMDSKHPKLPFGIAQIGKSFRNEITPGNFTFRTREFEQMEIEYFVRPEEAENSYQAWVEERFNWYLGLGIKPENLRKREHAKDELAHYAKGCTDIEYNFPFGWSELEGIANRSDFDLRQHAQASGKDFSYFNEASKERFLPYIIEPSGGVDRATLAFMVDAYAEEKVKDDTRVVMKLNKALSAVKVAVLPLLKNRPAIVELAKKISGDLKKSFTAVYDDTAAIGKLYRRQDEVGTLYCVTIDVQSLEDNRVTVRDRDTMLQERIQVDRLKQYLIEKLNDVT; encoded by the coding sequence ATGGATAACAGCGTGATGGACAAGATTGCGTCACTTTGCAAGCGCCGCGGGTTTATTTTTCAGTCTTCTGAAGTATACGGGGGCTTAAGCAATACCTGGGATTACGGGCCGTTTGGGGTAGAATTAAAGAACAACCTGAAGCAAAACTGGTGGAAGACAAACGTCCACCAAAGATACGATATTTACGGGATGGACGCTGCTATTCTGATGAACCCTAAGGTCTGGCAGGCATCAGGCCACGTAGATAATTTCTTTGACCTTAAAAGCGAATGTAAATCCTGCAAGAAACGTTTTAAGACCGAGGACCTGAAAGATAAAAATAAGTGCCCGGAATGCGGCTCGCAATTAACCGATGCCAGGGCGTTTAACTTGATGTTTAAGACCCATCAGGGCCCGGTAGAAGACGACTCTAATCTTATCTATCTTCGCCCGGAAACAGCCCAGGGAATCTTTGTCAATTTTATCAATGTGATGGACTCCAAGCATCCGAAACTGCCTTTTGGCATAGCGCAAATCGGCAAATCTTTCCGCAATGAAATCACTCCGGGAAATTTTACCTTCCGCACCCGTGAATTTGAGCAGATGGAAATTGAGTATTTCGTGCGCCCGGAAGAAGCCGAAAACTCTTACCAAGCATGGGTAGAAGAACGCTTTAATTGGTATCTTGGATTAGGCATCAAACCGGAAAACTTGCGCAAAAGAGAGCACGCCAAGGACGAACTAGCCCACTACGCTAAAGGCTGCACGGATATTGAATACAACTTCCCGTTTGGCTGGTCTGAGCTGGAAGGCATCGCCAATAGAAGTGATTTTGACCTGCGCCAGCACGCGCAGGCAAGCGGCAAGGATTTTTCTTATTTTAACGAAGCTTCTAAGGAAAGGTTTTTGCCTTATATTATCGAACCCTCTGGCGGGGTGGACAGGGCGACCCTGGCTTTTATGGTTGATGCCTACGCTGAAGAAAAAGTAAAAGACGATACCCGCGTAGTCATGAAATTAAACAAGGCGCTCTCTGCGGTAAAGGTAGCGGTTTTGCCGCTTTTAAAAAACCGGCCCGCGATAGTAGAACTGGCCAAAAAGATCTCCGGAGATTTGAAAAAAAGTTTTACTGCCGTTTATGATGATACCGCGGCCATCGGCAAGCTCTACCGCAGGCAGGACGAAGTAGGCACTCTTTATTGCGTAACTATTGATGTGCAATCTTTGGAAGACAACCGAGTTACTGTGCGCGACCGCGACACAATGTTACAGGAAAGAATTCAGGTGGATAGATTAAAACAATACCTAATAGAAAAGTTAAATGACGTTACATGA